The region CACGCCCGCGCCGTCCTGAATCCGACACCGCCCCCGGAGGCGTCTGGCGGGCGAAAGGACGCTGGGCGTGGCGCGCGGCCGACTACCGATGATCAAGGGAAGTTCATCGAGCCGTGCGTGCCGGCGGCATCCCGGCTCCCGCCCTTGTCGCGTCGGTGCCCCAGCTGGCCAGCAGTCGTAGTGCCTCCGCCGACGGGGAACCGGGTTCGGCGTGGTACGTCGCCAGCGTCTGTTCGTGGTCGTCGGCCAGGTGGAACGACTCGAGGCGGAGGTCGAGTTCGCCGACGAGCGGGTGGTGCAGGCGCTGGATGCTGTGGCACTTGTCCTTGACGTCGTGGGCGGCCCACAGCCTCCTGAACTCCTCGCTCTTCACGGAGAGTTCGCCCACCAGCGCGGACAGCCGGGGGTCGTTGGGATGGGAGCCGGCGTCCATGCGTAGCTGAGAGACGACGTCGTTCGCTTTGTGGTCCCAGTCCACGAACAGGTCGCGGTACTCGGGCCTGAGGAACACCAGCCGCGCCCAGTTCCGCTCGTGCGCGGGCAGCTCGGCCCAGTCGCCGAAGACCGCCGCGGCCATCCGGTTCCAGGCGAGGATGTCCGAGCGCCGCCCGACGAGGATCGCCGGGCCGCCCTCCATGGTGTCCAGCAGCGTCCGCAGGGGGCCCCGCACCTGCTGGGTGCGGCCGGCCGGCTTCTTCTTCTGCTGTTTCGGCTTCGCCAGGTGTGTGAGGTGGGCGTGCTCGGCGTCGCTCAGCCTGAGGGCGCGGGAGATGGCGTCGAGGACCTCCGCCGACACGTGCTGCCCGTTGCCCTGCTCCAGTCGCGTGTAGTACCCCACCGACACCCCGGCCAGCTGCGCCAGCTCCTCGCGGCGCAGCCCCGGCACCCGCCGGTACCGTCCGAAGTCCGGCAGGCCCACGTCCTCCGGCTTCAGCCGGGCCCGCCGGGTGCGCAAGAACTCACTGAGCTCGGCACGCGGGTCCAGAGCGCCGTCGACGGGCTCGTGCACCGGTTCGGGGTATTCGTCCATGCCTCCGAGTATCCACGGTCGGACACACACCAGCCTGCCCCAGCCAGTGGTAGGCACAGCGGATGTACACAAGGCCGTGACCTGGGTGAATACCGGAGCGTCCAGCACGCTGGAGACCGAGCCCGGCTGGAAGGCAGCCGGGGCGTGGCTTGCATCAAGAACGGAGCACACCCCATGACCGCAACACAGGGGACCGAGTCGAGGACGCACCGGACCGAAACGGCCGCGGAGGTGGTCGGCCGCCTTCGTGCGACGTTCAACACCGGCGTCACCCGCGGACTGGACTGGCGCGTCGACCAGCTGCAGCGACTGCGGGCCCTGCTGGTCGAAAACGAGCAGGAGCTGCTCGATGCGCTCTGGGCGGATCTGAGGAAGAACGCCGCCGAGGCGAAGATGCAGGAGATCGACTTCACCGTTGCCGACATCGACGAGACGCTGGCGAATCTCGAGAGCTGGCTTGAGCCTCGTCCGGTGGAGGTTCCTGCCCACTTCGGCCCCACGACAACGGCTTACACCACGTACGACCCGCTCGGGGTCGTCCTGGTGATCGCTCCGTGGAATTTCCCGCTGCACCTTCTCATCGACCCCATCATCGGCGCACTGGCCGCCGGAAACACCGTGGTGGCCAAGCCGAGCGAGATGTCGGTGCACACATCGGCAGTGGCTTCACGCCTTCTGCGCCAGTACTTCGACGCCGCCGTGCTCACCGTGGTCGAGGGAGGCGCCGAGGAGACCACGGACCTCCTGGCACAGCGTTTCGACCACATCTTCTACACGGGCAATGGCACGGTCGGCCGGATCGTCATGGCCGCCGCCGCCAAGAACCTCACCCCCGTCACGCTCGAACTCGGAGGCAAGTCACCGGTCTTCGTGGCACCTGAGGCCGACGTGGACGAGACCGCCAAGCGGCTGGTCGGCGCCAAGTTCGGCAACGCGGGGCAGCAGTGCATAGCCCCCGACTACGTACTGGCCGATCCTGCCACCGCCGCCGCACTGGTTCCCGCCCTCCGCGCGGCGGTCGAAGCTCAGTTCGGCTCCACCCCGCAGACCGCGGCCGGCTTCGGCCGGATCATCAACGAGCGGCACTTCGACCGGCTCACGCGTCTGCTGGATTCCGGCCGGGCGGCGGTGGGAGGCCGGCACGACCGCGACGACCTGTTCATCGCACCGACCGTGCTCACCGACGTCGACCCCGCATCCCCGGTCATGCAGGAGGAGATCTTCGGCCCGATCCTCCCCGTCGTCGAAGTCGCCGACCTCGATGCCGCCATCGGCTTCATCAACGAACGCGACAAGCCCCTCGCGCTCTACGCCTTCACCACGTCCGAGGCCACCAAGTCGCGCCTCGTGAACGAGACGTCCTCCGGCGGCGTGGCCTGGGGCCAGCCGGTGATGCAACTGCTCATGCCCGGCCTGCCTTTCGGTGGCGTCGGCGAAAGCGGCACGGGCCGGTACCACGGTCGATACTCCCTCGAGACGTTCAGCCACCTCAAGGGTGTCGCGGACGTGCCGCTCAGCTAGCCTCGCGCTTTCGTGAAGCAGGCGGCCCGATGGGCGATCGCGTTCCAGGTGAGCCGTGTATCGGTCCTCTTCGCGCCTCTCAGCGCCTCTTCGCGGGGGCGCGTCGAGGGAGTCGGTCGGGGCGCGGTCGGCAGAAACCGATCCGTACCGACTCCGGCGGGCAGTTGCGCCTGACCGGCGTCGACGCCGACGCCGACGGCATGTGGGCTCTCACCGCGTTCGCCGCCGACACCACCCACACCCCGATCGCGGTCCTGGAACCGCGTCACCGTCAGTGGACCTTCATCCCGTTTTTCTCCGTATTACAGAAAGAAAGAAACCCATGACTGTCAACATTTCAGACGTTTCGTCCGTTCCCTCGCTTTTCTCCCCCGTCGCCCTCGGGAAGATCGAGCTCGCCAACCGCATCGTCATGGCACCGGTGACCCGGGTCCGGGCCGGTTCCTCCGGCATCCCCGGGGACCTGATGGTCGAGTACTACCGGCAGCGGGCGAGCGCCGGAATGATCATCACCGAGGGCACCTACCCCGACCACGCGTCGCAGGGGTATGTCGGTGAGCCGGGCATCGCCACCGACGAGCAGGCGGCCGGCTGGCAGCGGGTGTTCGAGGCGGTGCACGCCAACGGCGGCCGCATCGTCCTGCAGATCATGCACGCCGGCCGCGGCACCCACCCCGACATCAACGGCGGACGCCGCGTCCTCGCCCCCAGCGCGATCGCCATCGACAACAAGACGTTCACCGAGAAGGGCGAGCAGCCCTACCCCGTACCGGAAGCGATGACCACCGCAGAGATCCGGGCAGCCGTGGAGGACTTCGTCGCCGCGGCTCGCCGGGCCATCGAGGCGGGAGCGGACGGCGTGGAAATCCACGGCGCCAACGGCTACCTGCTCCAGGAGTTCCTCTCCCCGGCGGCCAACCAGCGCACCGACGGATACGGCGGCTCGCCGCAGAACCGCACCCGCTTCGTCGTCGAGGTCGTCACGGCGGTCGCCCAGGCCGTCGGTGCCGAGCGGGTCGGGCTGCGGATCTCGCCGGAGGTCGACCTCGGGGACGTCTTCGAGACCGACCGGGACGACGTCCTGGCCACCTACGGCACCCTGCTCGACCAACTGCGCCCGCTGGGCCTGGCCTATCTCTCCGTACTGCACGCCGAGCCGGGCGGCGACCTGGTACAGGAGCTGCGGCGGCGCTTCGACGGCAAGCTGATCGTCAACAGCGGCCCC is a window of Streptomyces sp. B21-083 DNA encoding:
- a CDS encoding aldehyde dehydrogenase family protein, whose amino-acid sequence is MTATQGTESRTHRTETAAEVVGRLRATFNTGVTRGLDWRVDQLQRLRALLVENEQELLDALWADLRKNAAEAKMQEIDFTVADIDETLANLESWLEPRPVEVPAHFGPTTTAYTTYDPLGVVLVIAPWNFPLHLLIDPIIGALAAGNTVVAKPSEMSVHTSAVASRLLRQYFDAAVLTVVEGGAEETTDLLAQRFDHIFYTGNGTVGRIVMAAAAKNLTPVTLELGGKSPVFVAPEADVDETAKRLVGAKFGNAGQQCIAPDYVLADPATAAALVPALRAAVEAQFGSTPQTAAGFGRIINERHFDRLTRLLDSGRAAVGGRHDRDDLFIAPTVLTDVDPASPVMQEEIFGPILPVVEVADLDAAIGFINERDKPLALYAFTTSEATKSRLVNETSSGGVAWGQPVMQLLMPGLPFGGVGESGTGRYHGRYSLETFSHLKGVADVPLS
- a CDS encoding helix-turn-helix domain-containing protein yields the protein MDEYPEPVHEPVDGALDPRAELSEFLRTRRARLKPEDVGLPDFGRYRRVPGLRREELAQLAGVSVGYYTRLEQGNGQHVSAEVLDAISRALRLSDAEHAHLTHLAKPKQQKKKPAGRTQQVRGPLRTLLDTMEGGPAILVGRRSDILAWNRMAAAVFGDWAELPAHERNWARLVFLRPEYRDLFVDWDHKANDVVSQLRMDAGSHPNDPRLSALVGELSVKSEEFRRLWAAHDVKDKCHSIQRLHHPLVGELDLRLESFHLADDHEQTLATYHAEPGSPSAEALRLLASWGTDATRAGAGMPPARTAR
- a CDS encoding alkene reductase encodes the protein MTVNISDVSSVPSLFSPVALGKIELANRIVMAPVTRVRAGSSGIPGDLMVEYYRQRASAGMIITEGTYPDHASQGYVGEPGIATDEQAAGWQRVFEAVHANGGRIVLQIMHAGRGTHPDINGGRRVLAPSAIAIDNKTFTEKGEQPYPVPEAMTTAEIRAAVEDFVAAARRAIEAGADGVEIHGANGYLLQEFLSPAANQRTDGYGGSPQNRTRFVVEVVTAVAQAVGAERVGLRISPEVDLGDVFETDRDDVLATYGTLLDQLRPLGLAYLSVLHAEPGGDLVQELRRRFDGKLIVNSGPFGGQTTREQALQQIEADHADAVVVGRALIANPDLVERWQGGHPENEPRPELFYGPGAEGYTDYPFLETA